TGGAACCACACCGGTCCGGTGAGCAACATGGGCGGCTCGCGCGCCACCGATCCGGAGATTTTTGAGCTCGCCTATCCCTATCAGCTTTTGCAATACGAGCTCGCGCCAGATACTGGCGGCGCGGGAAAATGGCGCGGCGGCTTGGGCGCCGTGCTGCGCTGGCGTGTCGATAGCTCAGAGATCCAATGCGTTACCGTCGGTTCCGGCATGCTAGAGCAGACCCGCGCCTTTGGCCTGTTCGGTGCAAAACCGGGTTCGCTGCCGCGCATGCAGGTGACGAGCCGCGATGGCAGCAAAAAAGAGCTCGGGGTGAACCGTTTCTATGGCGTGGCACGCGACGATGTTTTCGAGCTGCATTCCCAAGGCGGCGGTGGTTTTGCCGACCCGCTAGAGCGCGCGCCGGAGCTGGTCATGGACGATGTCGTTAATGGCTATGTGACCGTCGACGGAGCGTTGGCGGATTACGGTGTCGTGATTAGCGCAACCAACCACGAGCGAAAAATCGACTGGCAAGCGACAGCGCGCGAGCGCTTGCGTCGAGGTTCCGTTGGGGTGATGCAAAGCGCGGTGAGTAAGTAGAGCTATTCTAGGTTTACTGTGCAGGACTATTCACCGCAGAGACATAAAGTTTGCAGAGGAATTTTGTTCTACCGTTCTGACTCCATGTACTCTGCACCTCCGCGCCGAGTTCTCCAGGCGGGAATTTCAAGCCGAATAACTAAATTGATTGGGGCCCAAAGGATGCAACGCATGAGACGAGCGGTATCGTATGTTTTCTGCGCTAGCTTATTGTTGGCTCTGTCCGCACTCCCTGCGGCGGCGCAGAAAGGAAATCTGGTGGTGGGATTCTCCGCCTATTCTGCTGCCTTCATGCCTGCTTTTGTTGCCGATCGCGCCGGTTATTTCTCTCAGGAGGGGCTGTCGATCAAATTGATTTTTTTTCAGAGCGGCGTGCAGCTGGCACAGTCGCTGATCTCCGGCGATACTCACATCGGAATGGGTTCGGCGCCGGAGTTGATTACCGCAGTGAACGCTGGCGTCAAGATGCGCGGTGTCTGGGGAATATCCAATCTGATGCCCTATGCGCTGATCTCGCGCCCGCAGATTCGCAGCATCCCGGAACTTAAGGGTAAGCGGGTTGCGGTAAGCGCCCGCGCCTCGTTGAGCGAGTTTCTCTTCGCCTATGTTTTGAAACAGCGCGGTCTCGATGGCGCGCGCGACGTGACTTATATTCCGCTGGGCGGCGTGCCGACGCGCTTTGCCGCCGTACAGTCGGGCAGCGTCGATGCCAGCTTGATCAGCGCGGCGCACTTCGAGAAAGCGCGACAAGCGGGGCTGAATCTACTCTTCATGTTGGCGGATTTGATTCCCGAGTGGCCGCTCGATCTGATCTATCTGCGCGACGATTTTCTGAACAACCGCGAGCCTGAATTCAGGTCTTACCTCAGGGCCTACCAACAGGGCGTGGCGACGGCGAAGAAAAATCCTGATGTCGCAATTGCCGCGCTGCAAAAATGGCTGCGCTTCGATCACGCGACGGCAAAAGAAGGTTATCTGGCCTACGTGCAGTCGCTGCCCGACGATGGTCGTATTGCGGAGAAGGGCATTGAACTCTCAGTGGATCAAATGTTCGAAGCAGGGACGATAAAAAAGCGTCTGGCGATGGCGGATCTCATCGACTACCGCTACATCCGCGAAGCACAGAAGAAATGACTCAACGCTTTGCAATCGATCACGAAGGGCGCAAGACTCGGAAA
The sequence above is a segment of the Deltaproteobacteria bacterium genome. Coding sequences within it:
- a CDS encoding ABC transporter substrate-binding protein; this encodes MQDYSPQRHKVCRGILFYRSDSMYSAPPRRVLQAGISSRITKLIGAQRMQRMRRAVSYVFCASLLLALSALPAAAQKGNLVVGFSAYSAAFMPAFVADRAGYFSQEGLSIKLIFFQSGVQLAQSLISGDTHIGMGSAPELITAVNAGVKMRGVWGISNLMPYALISRPQIRSIPELKGKRVAVSARASLSEFLFAYVLKQRGLDGARDVTYIPLGGVPTRFAAVQSGSVDASLISAAHFEKARQAGLNLLFMLADLIPEWPLDLIYLRDDFLNNREPEFRSYLRAYQQGVATAKKNPDVAIAALQKWLRFDHATAKEGYLAYVQSLPDDGRIAEKGIELSVDQMFEAGTIKKRLAMADLIDYRYIREAQKK